One Branchiostoma lanceolatum isolate klBraLanc5 chromosome 18, klBraLanc5.hap2, whole genome shotgun sequence DNA window includes the following coding sequences:
- the LOC136424523 gene encoding protein FAM186A-like: MGTTPSACTGRTLLSAREPPPPPPAPPPPGHLSGNDRRCRTRADAPGFSPTHRRADAPGFSPTHRRADAPGFSPTHRRADAPGFSPTHRRADAPGFSPTHRRADAPGFSQTHRRADAPGFSQTHRRADAPGFSPTHRRADAPGFSQTHRRADAPGFSPTHRRADAPGFSQTHRRADAPGFSQTHRRADAPASPTHRRADAPGFSPTHRRAEAQASPTHRRADAPGFSQTHRRADAPGFSPTHRRADAPGFSQTHRRADAPGFSQTHRRADAPGFSPTHRRADAPGFSQTHRRADAPGFSPTHRRADAPGFSQTHRRADAPGFSQTHRRADAPGFSPTHRRAEAQASPTHRRADAPGFSQTHRRADAPGFSPTHRRADAQASPTHRRADAPGFSQTHRRADAPGFSPTHRRADAPGFSQTHRRADAPGFSQTHRRAEAQASPTHRRPSGCRWAVK, from the exons ATGGGCACCACCCCGTCTGCCTGTACCGGGCGGACCCTCCTCTCGGCCCGGGAACCCCCTCCCCCGCCCCCGGCCCCGCCCCCTCCAGGCCACCTGTCCGGCAATGACAGACGCTGCCGGACG CGTGCCGACGCACCGGGCTTCAGCCCGACCCACCGGCGTGCCGACGCTCCGGGCTTCAGCCCGACCCACCGGCGTGCCGACGCTCCGGGCTTCAGCCCGACCCACCGGCGTGCCGACGCTCCGGGCTTCAGCCCGACCCACCGGCGTGCCGACGCACCGGGCTTCAGTCCGACCCACCGGCGTGCCGACGCTCCGGGCTTCAGCCAAACCCACCGGCGTGCCGACGCACCGGGCTTCAGCCAAACCCACCGGCGTGCCGACGCTCCGGGCTTCAGCCCGACCCACCGGCGTGCCGACGCTCCGGGCTTCAGCCAAACCCACCGGCGTGCTGACGCTCCGGGCTTCAGCCCGACCCACCGGCGTGCCGACGCTCCGGGCTTCAGCCAAACCCACCGGCGTGCCGACGCTCCGGGCTTCAGCCAGACCCACCGGCGTGCCGACGCTCCGGCCAGCCCGACCCACCGGCGTGCCGACGCTCCGGGCTTCAGCCCGACCCACCGGCGTGCCGAGGCTCAGGCCAGTCCGACCCACCGGCGTGCCGACGCTCCGGGCTTCAGCCAAACCCACCGGCGTGCTGACGCTCCGGGCTTCAGCCCGACCCACCGGCGTGCCGACGCTCCGGGCTTCAGCCAAACCCACCGGCGTGCCGACGCTCCGGGCTTCAGCCAGACCCACCGGCGTGCCGACGCTCCGGGCTTCAGCCCGACCCACCGGCGTGCCGACGCACCGGGCTTCAGCCAAACCCACCGGCGTGCCGACGCTCCGGGCTTCAGCCCGACCCACCGGCGTGCCGACGCTCCGGGCTTCAGCCAAACCCACCGGCGTGCCGACGCTCCGGGCTTCAGCCAGACCCACCGGCGTGCCGACGCTCCGGGCTTCAGCCCGACCCACCGGCGTGCCGAGGCTCAGGCCAGTCCGACCCACCGGCGTGCCGACGCTCCGGGCTTCAGCCAAACCCACCGGCGTGCCGACGCTCCGGGCTTCAGCCCGACCCACCGGCGTGCCGACGCTCAGGCCAGCCCGACCCACCGGCGTGCCGACGCTCCGGGCTTCAGCCAAACCCACCGGCGTGCCGACGCTCCGGGCTTCAGCCCGACCCACCGGCGTGCCGACGCACCGGGCTTCAGCCAAACCCACCGGCGTGCCGACGCTCCGGGCTTCAGCCAAACCCACCGGCGTGCCGAGGCTCAGGCCAGCCCGACCCACCGTCGGCCGTCCGGCTGTCGATGGGCCGTGAAGTAA